TAAACCTCCGGCTGAACCTCGTCGGGCAGCGTGAAGATGACGAGGTCCGCCTGCTTGACCGCATCCTCAACGCTCAGGGGCTTGAAGCCGTGCTCGATCGCCAGCTTACCGTTGGCGGAGTCGGGCTTGTTGGCGACGATGACTTTGACGCCGGAGTCGCGGAGGTTCTGGGCATGGGCGTGCCCCTGGCTGCCGTATCCAAGCACAGCCACCGTCTTGCCGCGCAGCGCATTGAGCGAACCGTCTTTCTCGTAGAGTGTTTCGATGCCAGCCATAATGGACTCCTGGGAAAATTGGCCGGATGAACCATCCGGCGCGAAGCCCAATAAGTTAGGGCAATCCGCCGCGACAGGCAAAGCCGTCACCCGATGAGGGGGCGAAAAGCACGCCGCAAGCGACTGCGATCCATCGTGGTTTACGCGCCCGCAGCAGCTTGATCCATGAACCACGTCAACACGTTGTGCCCCGTCGGTTGAATGCCCGTTATGGGCATCGTCATCGCATCCGGGCCGGCACTTTGAAGCTGTCGCTCCACACGTCGCAACGTCTCCGCCTTTTTCGCACCGGTCACCAGCACCGCAACTCGCCGTGATGCGTTCAACAACGGATACGTCATCGTCACACGCGGCGGCGGGGTCACGCTCGGACCATCATTGACCGCGATCCATCTGCGGCTCTCACTCACCGCACGGGAACCGGGGAACAAGCTGGCGGTGTGCGCATCATCTCCCATTCCCAGCAGAACAAAATCCAACTGCGGCACCGACGGATCATGCCCCGCATCCCCCGGTGCTGCCGCGGACGGGCTGGACTTTCCGGGAGTTACGGGGGTTACGGGGGATGGAAGGTCAAACGCCTCCGCGAGCTGCGCTTCGTATAGCGTGGCCGGGTCTTCTTCCATCACCGGCATCGGATGCACCTGTCGTCTGCTGATCGTCACGTGATCGACCAGCGCTTCACGAATCATTCTGAAGTTGGACCGGGGATCGTTCTCCGGCACCCGGCGCTCATCAACCATCCAGATATGAGTCTTGTCCCAGGGGATAGCACGAAACCGGGGATCGGTCACGAGTCGAATGTAGAACGGCTCAGGGGTCGTCCCGCCGGAGAGCGCAACGTGAAAGACGCCGCGTTGATAGATCGCCAGACCTGCCGCACCCATGAAAACCTTGGCCAGATCATCGTAGAGCTGGTCGAGCGACTGGCCGACATGGATCGAGCCGGAAAGTTTCATAGGTAATGCTGATTGCGGTTGCGGACGACTTCGCGGGAACATTCACGCAGCACGGAGCAGTCCCTTTACGGATTATGCCAGTGTCTGCCCTCACGCGCCAGCATGATGTCGCTGGCGGATGGTCCCCAGGTGCCCGCAGCGTAATTGGGCAGATCGTCCTGCGGATTATCCGTCCAGCAGTCCACCACCGGCTGGACGATCCGCCAGGCTTCTTCGATCTCGTCGCGGTGTTTGAAAAGCGTCTGGTCGCCGCGCATCGCGTCGAGCAGCAGAGTCGCGTAGGCTTCGGGCGGTTCGACCTTGAATTGCTGCACGTAATCAAAATCCATCACGACAGACTTGATATTCATCCCGCCCGTGCCGTTGGAGATTCCCGGCACTTTCCCCTCGAAGCGCAGACGAATGCCCTCATCGGGCTGGACATTGATCACGATCTGGTTTGGTGAAAGCGCGCCGCCTCTGCGCGCCTGCTCGCGGAACAGGCCGTGCGGAGTCGGCTTGAAATAGACCACGATCTCCGTGAGTTTCCGGGCCATCCGTTTCCCGGAACGGAGATAAAACGG
The sequence above is drawn from the Phycisphaeraceae bacterium genome and encodes:
- a CDS encoding 6-phosphogluconolactonase, giving the protein MKLSGSIHVGQSLDQLYDDLAKVFMGAAGLAIYQRGVFHVALSGGTTPEPFYIRLVTDPRFRAIPWDKTHIWMVDERRVPENDPRSNFRMIREALVDHVTISRRQVHPMPVMEEDPATLYEAQLAEAFDLPSPVTPVTPGKSSPSAAAPGDAGHDPSVPQLDFVLLGMGDDAHTASLFPGSRAVSESRRWIAVNDGPSVTPPPRVTMTYPLLNASRRVAVLVTGAKKAETLRRVERQLQSAGPDAMTMPITGIQPTGHNVLTWFMDQAAAGA